From the genome of uncultured Desulfovibrio sp.:
TATGGCACACCACCCATGAAGCGCCTGGCATCCATCGTACCCACCCTGTTTTTGGGCTTGTGCATAGCCCTGCTCATTTCGGTAGCGGAAACTCACATCGCTCAGGCCCTCGGCAGAATGCCCATGGGAGCGGAGCTTCCCCGAGGGATCCGCTTTGTTATCTTTTTGTGCTGGCTCATGATCGTCTGCGGCTTTGCCTGCTTTTGGCAACGCGCCCCCAAGTGGGCGAGCCTTGTTGCCCTTGCTGCGGTTATCGTTGTTCTTATGTGCGATCAAGGCCGCTGGGCCTATGGGGTGCGGTTCGCTTTCAGGCATGTGCTGGAGTTGCCGCAGCCAGCACGGGTACAGAATCGCTTGAGCCGGGGGGCCGCCTATGCGGAGGCCCTGCAAGCCGTGCAACGGATCGTTCCGCAAGACGCCCCCATTTTTGCAGAACCCGACGCCATGGCCGTGCGCTATCGCCTGTATCGGCCCCTGGCCTACGCTTTTAAAGACGGATCTTCCTATCTGTACAGCCAGGACGCGCAAGGGGCTGCCCGCTGGCTTGACCTGACCGCCATTCGGGATAAACAAGGATTGACCGCAGCATGGATTGCCTCTGGCACTCAGTGGATTTTGTGCGGCACCATGTCCGAACGGCAGAACATCGAGCAGCTGGGAACTGTTCTCTGGAGCAATGACCGCTGGTTTATCGCCAAACGCGGCATTGCGGCTGAACACGTCACGCAATGAGGCTTTGCATGCGCCAAACCACTCTCTCGGTTGTTGCCCCCGTTTACTGCGAGGGCGGCCATCTGCACAAATTTGTGGCTTCACTCACCGGGGTGCTGACCGCGCTGAGAGCTGATACCGGCCTCGACTACGAAGTCGTGCTGGTTGACGATGGCTCCACAGATGACACGTGGGCCTCAATGCGCACGCTGACCGAGCAATACGCCAACCTGCGCTGCCTGCGCCTGAGCCGCAATTTCGGCAAGGATGCCGCCCTTTCCGCTGGTCTGGCGGCCGCGCACGGAGATGCCGTCGTCACGATGGACAGCGACATGCAGCACCCCGCCGCGCTTATACCAGAAATGGTGGCCTTATGGCGTACCGGTGCTGTAGATGTGGTTGATGTGCGCAAGCAGGAGCGCCAGGTAGAATCATTTTTGAGCAGAATCTGCGCCGTTTCATTTTACCGCATTTTTCAGATGCTGACCTCATATGACCTCAAAGGCTCGGGCGACTTCAAGCTGCTTGACCGTAAGGTGGTTGAGGCCTGGAAAAATCTTGGCGAACGCAAGCTCTTTTACCGGGGGCTGACCTCGTGGATGGGATTTCGACACGAGGAAATACTGTTTAGGCCATGCGCACGTTGCGGCGGCACCAGCAAATGGAGCTTGGCCCGCAGAGTCACCCTGGCCGTTGATTCCATGACGTCTTTCAGCGGTAAACCCTTGCTGATCATTGGCATTATTACCCTGCTGTTCTATGGTTTTTCGTTTATTGTGGGCTGC
Proteins encoded in this window:
- a CDS encoding glycosyltransferase family 2 protein, which translates into the protein MRQTTLSVVAPVYCEGGHLHKFVASLTGVLTALRADTGLDYEVVLVDDGSTDDTWASMRTLTEQYANLRCLRLSRNFGKDAALSAGLAAAHGDAVVTMDSDMQHPAALIPEMVALWRTGAVDVVDVRKQERQVESFLSRICAVSFYRIFQMLTSYDLKGSGDFKLLDRKVVEAWKNLGERKLFYRGLTSWMGFRHEEILFRPCARCGGTSKWSLARRVTLAVDSMTSFSGKPLLIIGIITLLFYGFSFIVGCEALWSYATGQAESGFTTVILLMLLTGSAILTGLCILSAYLHHAFVELKGRPRYLLAETLESDKTDA